Proteins encoded within one genomic window of Candidatus Pseudothioglobus singularis PS1:
- the djlA gene encoding co-chaperone DjlA — MSWWSSVIGGAVGFMIGGPLGAMLGVAFASNFSKRRSSSGFSNNFGPGNQQRVQAAFFSGVFSVMGYISKVDGKVSKSEIILAQQVMQHMQLSEEMSKVAKDLFNQGKQSDFNLSEVLEQFRVETHRRTHLIRMFLEIQIQAAYADGVFDSSEHNALRDIAQKLHFPLHELENLIQQFSATKSGTKGISVDDAYKVLGIDKSYGDKEIKRAYRRLLAQHHPDKLVAKGLPEEMQKLANEKTQEIISAYEIIKKHRGMR; from the coding sequence ATGAGTTGGTGGTCATCAGTTATTGGCGGTGCAGTAGGCTTCATGATTGGAGGTCCTCTAGGCGCTATGCTAGGGGTAGCCTTTGCAAGTAATTTTTCAAAAAGAAGATCTAGCTCTGGTTTCTCTAATAACTTTGGCCCAGGGAATCAACAGCGTGTTCAGGCAGCCTTCTTTAGTGGCGTATTCTCTGTCATGGGATACATCTCAAAAGTTGATGGAAAGGTTTCAAAATCAGAGATTATTCTAGCTCAACAGGTGATGCAGCATATGCAATTATCCGAGGAAATGAGTAAAGTTGCCAAAGACCTCTTCAATCAAGGAAAGCAATCAGACTTTAACTTAAGTGAGGTGCTCGAACAATTCCGTGTTGAAACGCACAGAAGGACCCACCTCATTCGAATGTTTTTAGAAATTCAAATCCAAGCAGCCTACGCAGACGGAGTCTTTGACAGTAGTGAACATAATGCGCTCAGAGATATCGCTCAAAAGCTTCACTTTCCGCTTCATGAGCTAGAAAACCTTATTCAACAGTTTTCAGCCACTAAGAGCGGCACTAAGGGCATCTCTGTTGATGATGCATATAAAGTATTAGGAATTGACAAATCATACGGCGACAAAGAAATTAAGCGTGCCTACAGACGCCTTTTAGCTCAGCACCATCCAGACAAGCTTGTTGCCAAAGGGCTTCCTGAGGAGATGCAAAAGTTAGCAAACGAAAAGACACAAGAAATTATTAGTGCCTATGAAATCATTAAAAAGCATCGAGGTATGCGCTAA